One window of the Trifolium pratense cultivar HEN17-A07 linkage group LG2, ARS_RC_1.1, whole genome shotgun sequence genome contains the following:
- the LOC123910483 gene encoding nifU-like protein 2, chloroplastic — MQGVVLLNAQSYYCRGTALQPSSSSSSSSAATKKDTKRFFGTHLLPLKKRTNNNNLWFHSPHSTPPFVIKAVATPNPAVELPLTAENVETVLDEIRPYLISDGGNVALHEIDGNVVRLKLQGACGSCPSSVMTMKMGIERRLMEKIPEIVAVEPIADEETGLELNDENIEKVLEEIRPYLVGAAGGSLELVAIEEPIVKVRITGPAAGVMTVRVAVTQKLREKIPSIAAVQLL; from the exons ATGCAAGGTGTGGTGCTGCTCAACGCACAATCTTACTACTGCAGAGGCACCGCCCTTcaaccttcttcttcttcttcctcttcctccgCCGCCACCAAAAAg GATACAAAAAGGTTTTTCGGTACccatcttcttcctcttaaGAAGAGGACAAATAACAATAATCTTTGGTTTCATTCACCGCACTCTACACCTCCATTTG TTATAAAGGCCGTTGCAACTCCAAATCCAGCTGTAGAATTACCATTAACTGCTGAAAATGTAGAAACTGTGTTGGATGAAATTCGACCCTATCTCATTTCAGACGGTGGAAATGTCGCACTGCATGAAATCGATGGCAATGTTGTACGCTTGAAGTTACAGGGTGCTTGTGGATCTTGTCCCAGTTCTGTTATGACAATGAAAATGGGCATTGAACGTCGATTAATGGAAAAGATCCCTGAAATAGTCGCAGTCGAACCCATAGCTGATGAAGAAACCGGTCTTGAGCTAAATGATGAAAATATAGAGaag GTTCTAGAGGAAATAAGGCCGTACCTGGTTGGGGCAGCTGGTGGATCTCTTGAATTGGTAGCTATTGAGGAGCCAATTGTAAAGGTCCGAATCACAGGTCCAGCTGCTGGTGTCATGACTGTGCGTGTTGCTGTTACACAAAAATTGCGAGAAAAAATACCTTCCATAGCAGCGGTTCAGCTGTTGTGA
- the LOC123904561 gene encoding WEB family protein At1g75720-like, with the protein MEPEPIISESPTVDYSSTVDTSRPFSSVKEAVAIFGERLLVGEIYSPSPKPFSFSETTTSTASATTAPYYSPSKLEVELEKTKTELKMLKERGSETEVALATLNAELHKNMSKLAQAEAAAAGKAAAKTVRFENIVERQNIHNNIKEGEKKMRNSQTLSEMINLGENDHLFGGGKKRFNNKSTKQKPIIPLLGDLFFKRKNSSSTNHHNNPLYASPF; encoded by the exons atggaGCCCGAACCTATCATCTCGGAGAGCCCTACGGTTGATTATAGCTCCACCGTGGACACATCTCGTCCTTTCAGCTCCGTGAAAGAAGCAGTAGCTATCTTCGGAGAACGCCTTCTTGTTGGAGAAATATACTCTCCATCTCCAAAACCATTCTCTTTCTCAGAAACTACTACTAGTACTGCGTCTGCTACTACCGCACCTTATTATTCTCCTTCG AAGCTAGAGGTGGAGCTTGAGAAAACGAAAACAGAATTGAAGATGTTGAAGGAAAGAGGGAGTGAAACAGAGGTAGCATTGGCAACATTGAATGCTGAGCTTCACAAGAACATGTCCAAATTGGCTCAAGCTGAAGCTGCTGCAGCTGGAAAAGCAGCTGCAAAAACTGTGAGGTTTGAGAACATTGTTGAGAGACAAAacattcataataatattaagGAAGGTGAAAAAAAGATGAGGAATTCACAAACACTGTCTGAGATGATTAATCTTGGAGAAAATGATCATCTttttggaggagggaaaaagaGGTTTAATAATAAGAGCACTAAGCAGAAGCCTATTATTCCTCTTCTTGGTGAtttgtttttcaaaagaaaGAATTCTTCTTCTACTAATCACCATAATAATCCTCTTTATGCTTCTCCTTTTTAA
- the LOC123910484 gene encoding uncharacterized protein At5g49945-like translates to MAIPKLFFIFLIICIFFFFSTLVQSDSHFEGFDAEDDDAEFEEASIDPASLRSPPSQSLSTDPNPNPTPSPPSDLPKSTPPTPTTFDFWDDDEFEGLPTDEQHPDLHVPITDPKSTDNTNTTSSQDQNVKPQPRSFTVEILCGSFLIMFAINYFTGKKENENIALSWASQFAAKDSIFEKNFSLLGIGDGGDDTPLLLKEGQTTFKFYASGRRYCQGLLATLELKSRHDLIARIYNMVVPCKDEITFEVYMNDDAMDHVVFAMAKKKAAKAMHKDLRDLQRFATIMSPPTSRKWVSDDLAVISESREVASDLITDALIEQVFGDKSFEKYGKGLISVHFSDNHPGIHKKVLLFKFVLPAAKNMADMTRLVALVPYYIDLIGRYKLSSQARSKTEAARQKVAQEVQKELRNIQQEAMQRRKAERKKLMEEAEAKLGAEAIRKKEAKERARQMKKAMPKMKMSRGA, encoded by the exons ATGGCAATTCCAAAActattcttcatcttcttgaTAATatgcatcttcttcttcttctctactCTTGTTCAATCCGATTCTCACTTCGAAGGCTTCGACGCCGAAGACGATGATGCCGAATTCGAAGAAGCATCTATCGATCCAGCTTCTCTCCGATCACCACCATCTCAATCACTTTCCACCGATCCCAATCCAAACCCTACTCCTTCTCCACCCTCCGATCTTCCCAAATCCACACCTCCCACACCCACCACCTTCGATTTCTGGGACGACGATGAATTCGAAGGTCTTCCCACTGATGAACAACACCCTGACTTACACGTTCCAATCACCGATCCCAAATCCACCGATAACACAAACACCACTTCTTCTCAAGATCAAAACGTTAAGCCTCAACCACGTTCCTTCACCGTCGAGATCCTCTGTGGAAGTTTTTTGATTATGTTTGCAATCAATTACTTCACTGGTAAGAAGGAAAACGAGAACATAGCACTTTCATGGGCTTCACAATTTGCTGCTAAAGATtcaatttttgagaaaaatttcaGTCTTTTAGGGATCGGTGATGGCGGTGATGATACTCCTTTGTTGTTGAAAGAAGGACAAACAACCTTCAAGTTTTATGCTAGTGGTAGAAGGTATTGTCAAGGGTTGTTGGCAACTTTGGAGTTGAAGAGTAGGCATGATCTTATTGCTAGGATTTACAATATGGTGGTTCCTTGTAAGGATGAGATTACTTTTGAGGTTTACATGAATGATGATGCTATGGATCATGTGGTTTTTGCTATGGCTAAGAAGAAGGCTGCTAAAGCTATGCATAAGGATTTAAGGGATTTGCAGAGGTTTGCTACTATTATGTCTCCTCCTACTTCAAGGAAATGGGTTTCTGATGATCTTGCAGTTATTTCTGAGTCTAGGGAAGTTGCTTCTGATTTGATCACTGATGCTCTCATTGAACAG GTTTTTGGTGACAAATCTTTTGAGAAATATGGAAAAGGATTAATTTCAGTGCATTTCTCTGACAATCACCCTGGCATACACAAGAAAGTATTGCTGTTCAAGTTTGTTCTTCCAGCTGCTAAAAACATGGCTGATATGACTCGACTTGTGGCTCTTGTTCCATATTATATTGACTTGATTGGAAGATATAAATTGAGTTCTCAG GCTCGGTCCAAGACAGAGGCTGCACGACAAAAGGTTGCTCAAGAGGTACAGAAAGAACTTCGAAATATCCAACAAGAGGCCATGCAAAGAAGAAAGGCAGAGAGGAAAAAGCTGATGGAGGAGGCTGAGGCCAAGCTCGGTGCAGAAGCCATTCGAAAGAAAGAAGCTAAAGAACGTGCTCGCCAAATGAAAAAGGCGATGCCAAAGATGAAAATGTCCCGTGGTGCCTAA